CATCAATTTATCCGCCGACATCGGCACTCGACGCacgttttattgttttttaaaaaaacagaactaattgtaagcctCGCAACGTGTTGCAACGGGGTGGTCGAGTCCCCGATATAGCTGAAATTTTGCAGCCGCGGCTCATTTGGTAAGAAAGCGACTGAACTGGCTAGCTGAGCAAGTCCGACGAACAAACCAGATGCTTTACACTTTGAGCGGGTGATTCAAATGTGCCCGGAAATGAAACATCACAATTCCAATCCACAACGCGTTAAATAACAAACAGATAATATATTTAAAGATTCGGCGATATAAAGAGTTTATGAGGCGAtatagagaattttttttcatacgggTTTCATCAAGATAGGTTGTGCATTAAAGGTGtttcaaaaatagaaaaagattcttttttttcttccaaacaggttcaaaagttCCATATTTAGGTATAAACATAGGCCAGTCAGAAtttgagctcttaatattaacattaacaGGTTGCACAtcgtacttttttattttccgtaagAATAACATGCGAAAATAGTCGTATAACTATATAACGATGCGTCGTACGAAAAATTAACTGGCATATTTTTGCAGGGAATTGAAAGCTTTACAAAAAAGGTCCGTTAccattttatgataaatctactctttcaaaagttattcaacgttgaaagttatttaaggaccttgaataacttttgaaagcgTGTAGATTTATCATAAACTGATGAGACTTTTTTTACAGAGCTTTCAATCCCCTAAAAAAATATGTCCGTGAATTTCCCGTACGACGCATCCTACtagctagttataaaaatcagaTGGGGTGAAAACCATTTTTTGCGTGTCATTCTtctaaaaatggaaaaatgcaATGCGCAACCTCTCAACGTTAATATTAAGCGTTCGAATTTTAACAGGCCTATTTTTATACCCGAATGGAACTTTTGAACCTgcttgaaggaaaaaaattattgtttttttttttccccgcaaCGACATATTGTGCACACTCCAGGATGGATCAGAGATGGCGGAAGAGAGGATCCGCGCACCTGTCCGCCAGCCTGCTATCTGCGATGAATCTGTAGCAGGCAAGACCGGGGTGTAAGTCGGGAGGGTGTCGGTAAAGCGCAAGCGCGAATTCCACCCGGGGCCAGGGTGAAAATGCACCACGGCAAGGGAGTGTCAGGAGGCGGTCGCCTCAGCCGTCAAAATCCGAACATGCAGCCACCGCAAAATGGGATTTGCGATAAAATCGAGAATTACATATCCGAGCTCGGAAAGTGGTACGTTATTATGGATCGTAATCGTCTCCTTGGGTGATTCCGATACCCTTCCGGGTAAACATAGATTTTTGTGTACACGCGCACGGTTTGATCGGTCGAGGGGTGATAACTCAACTCGAGTGCTATAGCGTAATCAGTGCAGGTGCTGATAATAGTAAGTGCTTATCTCACTTAGGGGAAGGACGAACTTTGAACTCTACGTATTAATcgcaaaattattcaattatttactattttgaattgagttttatattttatttaaatgttttcGTCGATATTGAAGACTTTGATCGCGGGTCTGTTGCTTTCTTTCAAATTAAACTGCGCAAACAAAGCGATCGAAGAATATTGTCAAATCGATGCAAATATTGGAAACACCTTTTGGGTTAGAAGCGCCACGAAGGAAAAGCACGCATCGCTTTACGCCGCGTCTTTGTATATTATCCCCACCTATGGTAACATTCTTTCCTTTGTTCATTCGAAACTGAAAATGGAACGATTCAATTTTcgacaagaaataaaaaagcagCGACCACGATTAttacaaattaattattacgaCATTATATCGTATTTGTTCAAACAACCTGTAATACGAAAATTCGCAGGTCCGTATGGAAGACCATAATATTGGGTCAATTTCTGTCCGTCGTACTGTGCTTCATGACGATTTTCAACCACCACATAAACACCGAATACCACCTCGCCTTGCCAAcaggtacgtacatacatacattcgAAGATTGTGAACCGCGTCATCTATTCTCTTgcatcgatattttttcctcgtcgTTTTTTCAACAGGTCAGAATCTCCCCCATTACGCCATGATGTGCATCGTCTACACTACGTGGATGTCCTGCAGGGGGGTTGGCAACGGATTAATATCCGTGACCAGAGCAAGAGGATGGCGTTATCTTTTACTCGCGCTGATCGACGTCGAGGCGAAAACCTTGGTCACGGCCTCTCATCAGTTTACAAGCCTCGCCAGTATACAAGTGGGTTCAAGATTTCTTcctagttttttattttttacgtttatCAAGTCGATCATCACATCCATTTTCTCTGTTAGCTCTTATTGTTGGACTGCGTGGCAATTCCAGTTGCTTTAGCGCTATCCTGCCTGGTTCTGGGAGTCAGATACAGGATGGTGCACATTATCGGAGTTTCGGTCTGCCTAATGGCCATCGGAAGCCTGGTGTGGGCGGACATCGAGGACGACAAGGACTCAACAGCTATGACTGGTTTGTCGTTATCGAGTCGAAAAATTGGTTCCGATCATGATCCGTCGACGTCAAAAGGGGACTCctgattgtttttttgtttctcgtcTTTTTAAGGCAAAAATCAACTCGTCGGTGACATGCTCTGTCTGGGTGGCGCGATCTTGTTCTCCGTGATAACAGTCCTCCAGGAACTGGCCGTAAAGACCGTTGACATCATAGAGTACCTGGGAATGATAGGATTTTTCGGCACGATCATCAGCTGCATGCAAGTGTAAGTGATTCCCGACATTTTAACATTGAACACTGCAATCCAGCGAAGGACTTGTCTTTGTTATAATTAAATCAGGGGCGTTCTCGAGCGGCTACAACTGGAATCATTCTGCTGGGACAACGCTCCTGTAATAACGTTCCTCATCCTCTACTGCATCACTCAGTTCGTGTTTTACTCTCTTGTACCTGTGATCCTTTTCGAATCAGGAGCAACTGCGCTTCAGCTCGCACTCCTGACTGCGGATTTCTTCAATATTCTATTCGGGATGTTGACGAACCAGTACAaggtatttttcttatttttttattgcggTATCCTAGGGGCCATTCAAGTATCAGCCAACGCTAACACAAATAATAACGCTGGCCAATAAACTTTTGAAAACGCGTTAGCTAACGATGAAAAACAATAGCGGGCAAAACAAGTCATCACTTGGTgggaaatacaaaaatttgcaaaaaatacgTCGGCTGATAGTTGAACGGTCCCTTATCAAACGTGCTTTCGGTCGATTCGTACTCACACCGTTATTTTTCCAGTTTCACACGCTCTACTTCGTTTCTTACACCTTGACGATGAGCGGCATATATATTTACGCGATTCAACGGACACCGATTTCGTCAAGTTCAAGAAGACAGCAAGTCGAGCAGCCGGCCCCGGACTACAGGTACGAGCTAGTAAAATTCGCTATACGGATTTTATGCTTTAAACCTATAGTTGAAGTCAATTTTCAAGCTTGTCGATTTAGCAGG
This region of Neodiprion virginianus isolate iyNeoVirg1 chromosome 7, iyNeoVirg1.1, whole genome shotgun sequence genomic DNA includes:
- the LOC124308954 gene encoding solute carrier family 35 member F2-like isoform X1, whose product is MHHGKGVSGGGRLSRQNPNMQPPQNGICDKIENYISELGKWSVWKTIILGQFLSVVLCFMTIFNHHINTEYHLALPTGQNLPHYAMMCIVYTTWMSCRGVGNGLISVTRARGWRYLLLALIDVEAKTLVTASHQFTSLASIQLLLLDCVAIPVALALSCLVLGVRYRMVHIIGVSVCLMAIGSLVWADIEDDKDSTAMTGKNQLVGDMLCLGGAILFSVITVLQELAVKTVDIIEYLGMIGFFGTIISCMQVGVLERLQLESFCWDNAPVITFLILYCITQFVFYSLVPVILFESGATALQLALLTADFFNILFGMLTNQYKFHTLYFVSYTLTMSGIYIYAIQRTPISSSSRRQQVEQPAPDYRHMSHPDVGEVEMATSSGMSAVSGTLDLRASTLSSEREAIIDATSLPLSVSSDTAFTSFYGSQVNLKTVTTNGGGAAC
- the LOC124308954 gene encoding solute carrier family 35 member F2-like isoform X2; the protein is MTIFNHHINTEYHLALPTGQNLPHYAMMCIVYTTWMSCRGVGNGLISVTRARGWRYLLLALIDVEAKTLVTASHQFTSLASIQLLLLDCVAIPVALALSCLVLGVRYRMVHIIGVSVCLMAIGSLVWADIEDDKDSTAMTGKNQLVGDMLCLGGAILFSVITVLQELAVKTVDIIEYLGMIGFFGTIISCMQVGVLERLQLESFCWDNAPVITFLILYCITQFVFYSLVPVILFESGATALQLALLTADFFNILFGMLTNQYKFHTLYFVSYTLTMSGIYIYAIQRTPISSSSRRQQVEQPAPDYSDIILRHMSHPDVGEVEMATSSGMSAVSGTLDLRASTLSSEREAIIDATSLPLSVSSDTAFTSFYGSQVNLKTVTTNGGGAAC